In a single window of the Planctomycetia bacterium genome:
- the rfbB gene encoding dTDP-glucose 4,6-dehydratase: MLVTGGAGFIGSNFVRYVLANHLGVRVVNLDCLTYAGNLENLAEIAEDPRYTFVHGDIRRAQSCVETCREHGVDCIVHFAAESHVDRSITGPAEFVETNVNGTLSLLQAARQCGNLRFLQVGTDEVYGSLGPTGLFTEETPLDPHSPYSASKAAADHLVAAFGHTYGLPVITTRCSNNYGPYQFPEKMIPLMINNARQGKPLPVYGDGSNVRDWLYVEDHCRAIWMALTRGAAGRVYNVGGNSERTNLEVVKAILRHMGKPESLISFVKDRPGHDFRYAIDASRSKRELGWEPTFEFDTGLGRTIDWYLSNQPWLDHITSGAYKNYYEEMYAGR, encoded by the coding sequence TTGCTCGTCACCGGCGGCGCCGGCTTCATCGGCTCGAACTTTGTGCGTTATGTCCTGGCGAATCACCTGGGGGTGCGCGTCGTTAATCTTGATTGCCTCACATACGCCGGTAATTTGGAAAACCTCGCGGAGATCGCCGAGGACCCGCGTTACACGTTTGTTCACGGGGACATTCGGCGCGCTCAGTCCTGCGTCGAGACCTGCCGCGAGCACGGCGTGGACTGCATCGTTCATTTCGCGGCCGAAAGCCACGTCGATCGTTCCATCACCGGCCCGGCGGAATTCGTCGAGACCAACGTCAACGGCACATTGAGCCTGCTTCAGGCCGCTCGCCAGTGCGGCAATCTGAGGTTCCTTCAGGTCGGCACCGACGAAGTCTATGGCTCCCTCGGCCCGACCGGCCTCTTCACGGAAGAGACGCCGCTCGACCCGCATTCGCCCTACAGCGCCAGTAAGGCCGCGGCGGATCATCTCGTTGCCGCGTTCGGTCATACCTACGGCCTGCCGGTCATCACGACGCGCTGCTCGAACAACTACGGGCCCTATCAATTCCCCGAGAAGATGATCCCGCTGATGATCAACAATGCCCGCCAGGGTAAGCCGCTGCCGGTCTACGGCGACGGCTCAAACGTTCGCGACTGGCTCTACGTCGAAGACCACTGTCGGGCCATCTGGATGGCACTGACCAGGGGCGCCGCCGGGCGGGTTTATAACGTCGGCGGCAACAGCGAGCGGACGAATTTGGAGGTCGTCAAGGCGATCCTGCGGCATATGGGCAAGCCGGAGAGCCTGATCTCCTTCGTCAAAGACCGCCCCGGCCACGATTTTCGATATGCCATCGATGCGTCGCGCAGCAAGCGCGAACTGGGATGGGAGCCGACGTTTGAATTCGACACCGGCCTCGGCCGCACCATCGACTGGTATCTCTCAAACCAACCGTGGCTCGATCACATCACCTCTGGCGCTTACAAGAACTATTACGAAGAGATGTACGCCGGAAGATAA
- a CDS encoding DMT family transporter — protein MKSGQKNSPSVVPVILAVGMVSISSAAILVRFCDDAPAAVTAAARLFIATLVLVPLLAVMRGPRILRIPRHLIGPVLLGGMFLAAHFYFWMTSLWHTSVMSSVVIVTTNPIFVGIGSLFFFKEKMHRNLMFGILLAGIGGLTINFAGGAEGSITDSSYGNLLALCGAWTASGYLLVGRRVRRELDNLSYMLAVYGIAGLILLGFCALKGYSAFGYRPATYGWFVLLAVVPQLLGHGSLNYALQHVSATMVAVCILAEPIGASILAMIFLKETPGGLQVVGGLIILAGIYLASRRPVGGQPAEIID, from the coding sequence TTGAAAAGCGGCCAGAAAAATAGCCCGTCCGTGGTGCCGGTGATTCTCGCCGTGGGGATGGTCTCCATTTCCTCCGCGGCGATTCTCGTGCGTTTTTGCGATGACGCCCCGGCTGCGGTCACGGCGGCCGCGAGGCTCTTCATCGCGACGCTGGTCCTCGTGCCGCTGCTTGCCGTGATGCGCGGCCCGAGAATCCTTCGGATTCCCCGTCACCTCATCGGCCCCGTTCTGCTCGGCGGAATGTTCCTGGCCGCGCATTTTTATTTCTGGATGACATCGCTGTGGCATACGTCGGTGATGAGTTCCGTGGTCATCGTCACCACGAACCCGATCTTCGTGGGAATCGGCTCTCTGTTCTTCTTCAAGGAGAAGATGCACCGCAACCTCATGTTCGGCATCCTTCTTGCGGGGATCGGCGGCCTAACCATCAACTTCGCCGGCGGCGCAGAGGGAAGTATCACGGACAGCAGCTACGGCAACCTGCTCGCCCTGTGCGGCGCCTGGACCGCATCGGGCTATCTGCTCGTCGGGCGTCGCGTGCGGCGGGAGCTGGACAATCTCTCGTATATGCTCGCCGTCTACGGGATTGCCGGGCTGATCCTGCTTGGCTTTTGCGCGCTGAAGGGATACTCCGCCTTTGGTTACCGCCCGGCGACCTACGGCTGGTTTGTCCTGCTCGCCGTCGTGCCGCAGCTCTTGGGGCACGGCTCGCTGAATTACGCCCTGCAGCATGTCTCCGCGACGATGGTGGCGGTCTGCATTCTCGCGGAGCCGATCGGCGCAAGCATCCTGGCGATGATCTTCCTGAAGGAGACGCCCGGCGGTTTGCAGGTCGTGGGCGGTCTCATCATTCTCGCGGGGATTTATCTCGCGTCGAGACGGCCTGTCGGCGGGCAGCCGGCGGAGATCATCGACTGA
- a CDS encoding transglutaminase domain-containing protein → MIGDAAPFQTPGLFRSLLVIGLFTSPLFAGPEKQAVPTSIEADEWYSVRLQDAKCGYMHSALERVGDEVHTTTRMVLEIARDAARVKISMNQSYRETLDGKPLAFNYTMTMGNIPVTYEGKIKDGKVTLLSEQSGAKRESVYDFDPEVRFAWGQLLEQRKRGLKPGTQFTVKTYEPSMKVDGALEMTIKVHGKETVDVLGKKQTLHRLTSTLNMGTPIDTESWVDDDATPIVSVVNMGIMQVKMYRTTREEALEGGQAPEMFVNTFVKVARKVPSAARSATFRLRMAQDGKARLPDIPNTSMQTFKRMTAYEGELTVRRIDWDALRKIKTASSIGDDLQQFTIASTTLNIDDRRIKRLARQATKSAKTPAEKADALRKFVTDYVTDKSLDVGFATASEVARNRCGDCTEHGVLLAALARAAGMPARGVSGLVQVPSGPLGADDLKAFGFHMWAQVNIDGRWVDIDAAMRQTDCDPTHIALALMPLNDEGMMDSLMSILPLLGRLEIDVVDIQK, encoded by the coding sequence ATGATTGGTGATGCCGCCCCATTCCAGACGCCTGGCCTGTTTCGCTCTTTGCTTGTCATTGGGCTATTCACCTCGCCCCTCTTCGCTGGCCCTGAGAAACAAGCCGTCCCGACCTCCATCGAAGCGGATGAGTGGTATTCCGTCCGCCTGCAGGACGCCAAGTGCGGCTACATGCACTCGGCGCTGGAGCGTGTCGGTGACGAGGTGCATACGACAACGCGGATGGTCCTGGAAATCGCCCGCGATGCCGCCCGGGTGAAGATCTCCATGAACCAGTCCTACCGCGAGACGCTCGACGGCAAGCCGCTGGCCTTCAACTACACCATGACGATGGGCAATATCCCGGTGACCTATGAAGGGAAAATCAAGGATGGCAAGGTCACGCTCCTCAGTGAGCAGTCCGGCGCGAAGCGCGAGTCGGTGTACGACTTCGACCCCGAGGTCAGATTCGCCTGGGGCCAGCTTCTCGAGCAGCGGAAGCGCGGGCTCAAGCCGGGGACCCAGTTCACCGTGAAGACCTACGAGCCGAGCATGAAGGTGGACGGCGCCCTGGAGATGACGATCAAGGTTCACGGCAAGGAGACCGTCGACGTGCTGGGCAAGAAGCAGACCCTCCATCGCCTCACTTCCACGCTCAACATGGGCACGCCGATCGACACGGAGAGCTGGGTGGATGATGACGCCACGCCGATCGTCTCAGTGGTCAACATGGGCATCATGCAGGTGAAGATGTATCGCACCACGCGCGAGGAGGCGCTGGAAGGCGGGCAGGCCCCGGAGATGTTCGTCAACACCTTTGTCAAGGTGGCTCGCAAGGTGCCTTCGGCTGCGCGCTCGGCGACGTTTCGCCTGCGCATGGCGCAGGACGGCAAGGCGCGGCTGCCGGACATTCCGAACACCTCCATGCAGACCTTCAAGCGGATGACGGCGTACGAAGGCGAGCTGACCGTTCGCCGGATTGACTGGGACGCCCTGAGAAAAATCAAAACCGCCTCATCCATCGGCGACGATCTTCAGCAGTTCACCATCGCCTCGACGACGCTCAACATCGACGATCGGCGCATCAAGCGACTGGCCCGACAGGCGACCAAGTCGGCGAAGACCCCGGCCGAAAAGGCCGACGCCCTGCGCAAGTTCGTCACCGACTATGTGACCGACAAGAGTCTCGATGTCGGCTTCGCAACGGCTTCGGAGGTGGCGCGGAATCGCTGCGGCGACTGCACCGAGCATGGCGTTTTGCTCGCGGCGCTGGCCCGTGCGGCGGGAATGCCCGCGCGAGGCGTCAGCGGTTTGGTGCAGGTTCCCAGTGGTCCGCTCGGAGCCGACGACCTCAAGGCATTCGGTTTTCACATGTGGGCGCAGGTGAATATTGATGGCCGGTGGGTTGATATTGACGCGGCGATGCGTCAGACCGACTGCGATCCCACGCACATTGCCCTGGCCCTCATGCCGCTCAATGACGAGGGCATGATGGATTCCCTGATGTCCATTCTGCCGCTGTTGGGGAGGCTGGAAATCGACGTGGTGGACATTCAGAAATAG
- a CDS encoding dual specificity protein phosphatase family protein, which produces MMLRLLIHAAFYPSLWFNRLMCALGVWHQADWVDEHIAIGSLPSRGDLARLKAQGVTAVVNLCEEFAGDAATLAELGLEQLHLPTLDYHCPAEDDLRRGLEFIDDRISAGGKVLAHCKAGRGRSAILVLCYLMMRDRIDANAALAILKRARPGVARGIERYSAVRSIERSALAESVDGAGQ; this is translated from the coding sequence ATGATGCTTCGCCTGCTCATCCACGCCGCGTTTTATCCATCGCTCTGGTTCAATCGCCTGATGTGCGCGCTGGGTGTCTGGCATCAGGCCGACTGGGTGGATGAACATATCGCCATTGGTTCACTCCCTTCGCGCGGAGACCTGGCCCGGCTCAAAGCGCAGGGCGTGACCGCGGTAGTCAACCTTTGCGAGGAGTTCGCCGGAGACGCGGCGACACTTGCCGAATTGGGGCTGGAGCAACTCCACCTGCCGACGCTGGACTATCACTGTCCGGCCGAGGACGACCTGCGCCGCGGACTGGAGTTCATTGACGATCGCATCTCGGCGGGCGGCAAAGTGCTGGCACATTGCAAGGCGGGCAGGGGGCGCAGCGCCATCCTTGTCCTGTGTTACCTCATGATGCGCGATCGCATCGATGCAAATGCAGCGCTGGCAATCCTGAAACGGGCACGCCCGGGGGTCGCGCGCGGGATAGAGCGGTATTCGGCGGTTCGGTCGATCGAACGCAGCGCCTTGGCGGAGTCGGTCGATGGGGCGGGTCAGTAG
- a CDS encoding alkaline phosphatase family protein — translation MNRRQFIITILYSALLIAPAGCGRQPLVLSISDKVERPARSAVIFFVDGMDESRMNELLAEGRLPNIDKRFVKGGVRVNNAVTSLPAMTYPNTVSLFTGCFPGHHGIMCNQLFDRHRLTWIDYITLENYQHVNQDFTQPTLYELLDDRFTVNVQCHTQRGVTHSFDNRIETGPAWFLGWHIPVNQYVASCIEQVGTLAERVRQWPSVLTFYFPGLDAAGHAYGSHTDYYAKVFEDVDYQIGRVTNAMESAGLLETSYLILVTDHGHPRASEAKAFDLGAWLCRTRGIRCREGDVPGAGYAERFSFLDKYDAMLVDGSHRRVAVFLRGDKGWGEDPSTERVVQFIDGPTATGSHQAESCRIADLPAVAFVCRSLDRDRVEVRSARGIAVVERQLAGSMKEYRVVSADGALADVAADAMGLTQSPDLARFAREGWHDSRQWLAKTVESSCPDFVPQIIEYFDSPRAGDLVIFMAQGWLLAGNGCGEHGSCLAEDMRIPLFFAGPELASGASIECGRLVDVMPTLLELLGESDRLKRHPPIDGVSLAPQLRSAARDEAARP, via the coding sequence ATGAACCGACGCCAATTCATCATCACCATCCTTTACTCCGCCTTGCTCATCGCGCCGGCAGGCTGCGGGCGACAGCCCCTGGTTCTGTCAATTTCGGACAAGGTCGAGCGACCGGCTCGTAGCGCCGTCATTTTTTTCGTCGACGGAATGGACGAGTCGCGGATGAATGAGCTGCTCGCGGAGGGCAGGCTGCCGAACATCGACAAGCGCTTCGTCAAAGGCGGCGTCCGGGTTAACAATGCCGTCACGTCGTTGCCCGCGATGACCTATCCCAATACCGTCTCGCTTTTCACCGGTTGCTTTCCCGGGCATCACGGGATCATGTGCAATCAGCTCTTCGATCGCCACCGTCTGACCTGGATCGACTACATCACCCTTGAAAACTATCAGCACGTCAATCAAGACTTCACGCAACCGACGCTTTACGAGCTGCTCGATGATCGCTTCACGGTCAACGTGCAGTGCCACACTCAGCGCGGCGTAACGCATTCGTTCGATAACAGGATTGAGACCGGTCCCGCGTGGTTTCTCGGCTGGCACATACCGGTGAATCAATATGTCGCCTCGTGCATCGAGCAGGTGGGCACGCTGGCCGAGCGAGTCCGGCAGTGGCCGTCCGTGCTCACGTTTTACTTTCCTGGCCTGGATGCCGCCGGGCACGCGTATGGATCGCATACCGACTACTACGCAAAGGTCTTTGAGGACGTTGACTACCAGATCGGCCGTGTTACCAACGCAATGGAGTCGGCCGGTTTGCTGGAGACTTCATACCTGATTCTGGTGACGGATCACGGACACCCGCGGGCCAGTGAGGCGAAGGCGTTCGACCTTGGCGCGTGGTTATGCCGGACTCGGGGCATCCGATGCCGCGAGGGAGACGTTCCCGGCGCCGGATACGCGGAACGGTTTTCATTCCTGGATAAGTACGACGCCATGCTGGTGGACGGCTCGCATCGACGCGTCGCCGTTTTTCTTCGGGGCGACAAGGGCTGGGGGGAAGACCCAAGCACGGAGCGGGTGGTTCAGTTCATCGACGGTCCGACTGCGACAGGCAGCCATCAGGCTGAATCGTGCCGTATTGCCGATCTACCGGCGGTGGCCTTTGTGTGTCGAAGCCTGGACCGCGACCGGGTCGAGGTTCGATCGGCGCGGGGAATCGCGGTGGTGGAACGGCAACTGGCCGGTTCGATGAAGGAGTACCGAGTCGTCTCCGCCGATGGTGCGTTGGCGGACGTCGCGGCCGATGCAATGGGCCTGACCCAGTCGCCGGACTTGGCGAGGTTCGCCCGCGAGGGCTGGCACGATTCGCGGCAATGGCTTGCCAAGACGGTTGAATCCAGTTGTCCGGACTTCGTGCCGCAGATCATTGAGTACTTCGACTCGCCGCGCGCCGGGGATCTCGTGATCTTCATGGCACAGGGTTGGCTGCTTGCCGGCAACGGGTGCGGCGAGCACGGCTCGTGTCTCGCGGAGGACATGCGCATTCCGTTGTTCTTCGCCGGTCCGGAGCTTGCCAGCGGCGCATCGATCGAGTGCGGCCGGCTCGTCGATGTCATGCCGACGCTGCTCGAATTGTTGGGCGAGTCGGATCGGCTCAAGCGCCATCCGCCGATCGACGGGGTCAGCCTCGCGCCGCAGCTTCGCTCGGCAGCACGTGACGAGGCGGCAAGACCATGA
- a CDS encoding FtsX-like permease family protein, with protein sequence MNVRAVMQQMLCTTPSHLRRYPLRYALSVVSISVAVALFVSMRGTQASITAAFRRNVEALAGGAEFRLKASDKLRMVDLAAVESVAGVKAAPIVQGAAIIPEDRQTIMVVGLDARRDAALRNLQFSDDLKLDLPTLLMRRNAFVAPAGIVELRGWKLGGEVKLSGPSGVTTCHLAGILAAEGPARALGGNIVFMEISAAQRLLARGDAIDRIDLALGGGATIEAVRAAVRPECRVESVGGGDPTFEYLYAQFQTILVTVSMIASVIGLFIVYNTMSLSVVQRAKEIGTLRALGSRPREILLVFTLEAALIGLVASVIGAFGGRAIAGEALRGVAKTLSIMMDLGDIRLIIPTDAWLLAPIVGVLAAVAGAFVPARAAANLPPVSAMRPAEVERTLQLRAGLWLACGVALIALCVVIVRHPRTEWKPTVFGLMAAMIGLALVGPQVLIWATPAIRALGARLSSVPLTMALESIVKYPSRTSLTIVALGGSLSLVIAVTALVGGLRREIDRWIDNIFAFDLMIQMNDIATSAYPAGTFPSELLAEARSDPECRNAYGVRVRLMPFGGDEIMLIAYEPEIFERIKAERGVTTDADTASQSIASFRAGNVAVSRNFARIHGVDEGDVIELPTPQGPRSYKIGAVQTDYSWFRGVVFIDLPLYRETWDDSSLSYVDIQVKDGEAIEPYRAKLTDRWANQYGLFVYRTSNLKENVDAFMRDWFALANLQLLLAVIVGGVGVANTLLVSLLTQTRQIGLLRAIGASTAQIRRMLAGEATMLGLAGGLAGCIIGMATVEYLVLPMSVKATGYDLPIVRPYGAMAYAVAAAILIALTAAILPLRAVKRIDVTTAIGYE encoded by the coding sequence GTGAACGTCCGCGCCGTCATGCAGCAGATGCTCTGCACCACGCCGTCGCACCTTCGGCGATACCCGCTGCGGTACGCGCTGTCGGTCGTTTCAATTTCCGTGGCCGTGGCGCTCTTCGTCTCGATGCGCGGCACACAGGCCAGCATCACCGCCGCATTTCGCCGCAACGTCGAGGCGCTCGCCGGCGGCGCGGAGTTTCGACTTAAGGCGTCCGACAAATTGCGCATGGTCGACCTCGCGGCCGTCGAGTCGGTAGCCGGCGTCAAGGCGGCGCCGATCGTGCAGGGCGCGGCGATCATTCCTGAAGACCGGCAGACGATCATGGTTGTGGGGCTCGATGCCCGGCGAGACGCGGCCCTGCGAAATCTCCAGTTTTCCGACGACCTCAAGCTTGATCTGCCGACGCTGCTGATGCGCAGGAATGCCTTCGTGGCGCCGGCGGGAATCGTGGAGCTGCGCGGATGGAAACTCGGCGGCGAAGTCAAGCTCTCCGGGCCGAGCGGCGTCACGACGTGTCATCTCGCCGGCATTCTCGCGGCCGAGGGTCCTGCGCGGGCCCTGGGCGGCAATATCGTTTTCATGGAAATCAGCGCGGCACAGAGGCTGCTCGCGCGCGGGGATGCCATTGACCGCATCGATCTTGCCCTTGGTGGTGGAGCGACGATCGAGGCCGTGCGCGCGGCGGTTCGTCCCGAGTGCCGGGTTGAGTCCGTTGGCGGCGGTGATCCGACGTTTGAATATCTCTACGCCCAGTTTCAGACGATTCTCGTTACGGTCAGCATGATCGCGTCCGTGATCGGGCTCTTCATTGTCTATAACACAATGTCGCTATCGGTGGTGCAACGAGCCAAGGAGATCGGAACGCTGCGCGCGCTGGGCTCCCGTCCGCGCGAGATACTCCTCGTCTTCACACTGGAGGCCGCGCTGATCGGGCTCGTCGCCTCGGTCATCGGCGCATTTGGTGGGCGAGCCATTGCGGGCGAGGCCCTGCGCGGCGTGGCGAAGACGCTCTCGATCATGATGGACCTGGGCGACATTCGGCTCATCATTCCCACCGATGCGTGGTTGCTCGCGCCGATTGTCGGAGTCCTCGCGGCTGTTGCGGGGGCCTTCGTTCCGGCGAGGGCGGCCGCGAATCTGCCGCCGGTCTCGGCGATGCGGCCCGCCGAAGTGGAGCGCACGCTTCAACTTCGCGCGGGCCTCTGGCTGGCCTGCGGTGTCGCGCTGATCGCATTGTGCGTCGTTATTGTTCGCCATCCGCGAACGGAGTGGAAGCCGACCGTTTTCGGATTGATGGCGGCGATGATCGGGCTGGCGCTGGTGGGGCCTCAAGTATTGATCTGGGCGACGCCTGCGATCCGTGCATTGGGCGCGAGGTTGTCGAGCGTCCCGCTGACGATGGCGCTCGAGAGTATCGTGAAATATCCCTCGCGAACGTCGCTGACGATTGTGGCGCTGGGGGGCAGCCTGAGCCTGGTCATCGCGGTGACGGCGCTGGTCGGCGGTCTGCGACGGGAGATCGACCGCTGGATCGACAATATCTTTGCGTTTGACCTGATGATCCAGATGAACGACATCGCCACGTCGGCCTATCCGGCGGGGACGTTTCCGAGTGAGCTTCTCGCCGAGGCTCGCAGTGACCCAGAGTGTCGAAACGCGTATGGCGTGCGCGTGCGACTCATGCCGTTCGGCGGCGATGAGATCATGCTGATCGCCTACGAGCCGGAGATCTTCGAGCGGATCAAGGCCGAACGCGGCGTCACGACAGACGCGGACACCGCCTCGCAGTCCATCGCCTCCTTTAGAGCCGGCAATGTCGCCGTCTCGCGGAACTTCGCGCGGATACACGGCGTGGACGAAGGCGACGTCATCGAACTCCCCACGCCGCAGGGGCCGCGCAGCTACAAGATCGGCGCGGTCCAGACCGACTATTCCTGGTTTCGCGGCGTCGTGTTCATCGACCTGCCGCTTTACCGAGAGACCTGGGACGATTCGTCATTGTCATACGTTGATATTCAGGTGAAAGACGGCGAGGCCATCGAGCCGTATCGCGCCAAGCTGACCGATCGCTGGGCGAACCAGTACGGGTTGTTTGTCTATCGCACCTCCAACCTGAAAGAGAACGTTGACGCCTTCATGCGCGACTGGTTTGCCCTGGCGAATCTGCAACTGCTGCTCGCGGTGATCGTCGGCGGCGTCGGCGTGGCCAACACACTCCTGGTCTCGCTGCTCACGCAGACGCGGCAGATCGGTCTGCTGCGCGCGATCGGGGCCTCGACCGCACAAATCCGGCGCATGCTCGCCGGCGAGGCGACCATGCTCGGTCTGGCGGGCGGCTTGGCGGGCTGCATCATCGGCATGGCGACGGTCGAGTATCTTGTCCTGCCTATGTCGGTGAAGGCGACGGGCTATGATCTCCCGATTGTCCGACCCTACGGGGCGATGGCCTACGCCGTCGCGGCGGCGATCCTCATTGCGCTGACCGCTGCCATCCTCCCGCTCAGAGCGGTGAAGCGCATCGACGTGACGACGGCCATTGGGTACGAATGA
- a CDS encoding ABC transporter ATP-binding protein, producing the protein MLLFDGVTKLYDRRGIATRALDGLSLKLERGEFVAVVGPSGSGKSTLLHLAAALDVPTSGRVCFDGRDISTMSETERTDLRRYRIGLVFQFFNLLPTLTVDRNIALPLLLDGRSAGEAADRAHALLTHIGLKDRAKSLPDELSGGQMQRVAIARALITNPDLLLADEPTGNLDSTTSAEIMAQIRETAHQSGRTTLLVTHDMQVAKMADRIVHIRDGKVESDVATGSVHA; encoded by the coding sequence ATGCTGCTCTTCGATGGCGTCACAAAACTCTATGACCGCCGCGGCATCGCCACGCGGGCCCTGGACGGACTCTCCCTCAAACTGGAGCGCGGGGAATTCGTCGCCGTCGTCGGACCGAGCGGCTCCGGCAAGAGCACGCTGCTGCACCTGGCGGCGGCGCTGGACGTCCCGACATCCGGCAGGGTGTGCTTCGACGGCCGCGACATTTCCACGATGAGCGAGACCGAGCGGACCGATCTGCGTCGATACCGCATCGGCCTCGTGTTTCAGTTTTTCAATCTCCTGCCCACGCTGACGGTCGATCGCAACATCGCACTTCCCCTCCTGCTCGACGGTCGCAGCGCCGGTGAAGCGGCCGATCGGGCACATGCCCTGCTCACGCACATCGGCCTGAAGGATCGCGCCAAGTCTCTTCCCGATGAGCTGTCCGGCGGACAAATGCAGCGCGTGGCCATTGCCCGGGCACTGATTACGAATCCTGACTTACTCCTCGCCGACGAGCCGACGGGCAACCTCGACTCTACGACAAGCGCGGAGATCATGGCCCAGATCCGCGAGACAGCTCACCAAAGCGGCCGAACGACGCTGCTCGTCACGCACGACATGCAGGTGGCGAAGATGGCCGACCGGATCGTTCACATCCGCGACGGGAAAGTGGAATCCGACGTCGCGACAGGGAGCGTCCACGCGTGA